The Stigmatella erecta genome window below encodes:
- a CDS encoding dihydroneopterin aldolase has protein sequence MSEWPNLSRGTDAQGPSLDVIELRNLAVDCIVGLYPRERIAAQPLRLDVALFLDAPKAPEAGHRLPAAHDGRLAGELLFLLEACRFKVLESAAETVARYVLLPPLPEAPHAQVRAATVRVTKPHALAGLAVPSLQVHRTAEEFGAPAPTGAAAPGGMDFIHEGPGYSVYRLHLGPGCTAAHAFAPPGEQVELVLGAGLLLNGAPVARGMAFHWPGGSVRRYDNPTSTPQALLCVSLPRFFPLVEGAWPSAGAPPVQGRSYYPAGAGGPSAHR, from the coding sequence ATGCCCAGGGCCCCTCGCTGGATGTCATCGAGCTGCGGAACCTGGCGGTGGACTGCATCGTGGGCCTCTACCCGCGCGAGCGCATCGCCGCCCAGCCCCTGCGGCTGGACGTGGCCCTGTTCCTGGACGCGCCGAAGGCCCCGGAGGCCGGGCACCGGCTGCCCGCCGCGCACGATGGGCGCCTGGCCGGCGAGCTGCTGTTCCTCCTGGAGGCGTGCCGCTTCAAGGTGCTGGAGTCCGCGGCGGAGACGGTGGCCCGCTACGTGCTGCTGCCCCCCTTGCCGGAGGCGCCGCACGCCCAGGTCCGGGCGGCCACGGTGCGCGTCACCAAGCCTCACGCGCTCGCGGGGCTGGCGGTGCCGTCCCTGCAGGTGCACCGCACGGCGGAGGAGTTCGGGGCGCCGGCACCCACGGGGGCGGCCGCCCCGGGGGGCATGGACTTCATCCACGAGGGGCCGGGCTACAGCGTCTACCGGCTGCACCTCGGGCCGGGGTGCACCGCCGCCCATGCGTTCGCGCCGCCAGGCGAGCAGGTGGAGCTGGTGCTGGGGGCAGGGCTGCTGCTGAACGGCGCGCCCGTGGCGCGCGGCATGGCCTTCCACTGGCCGGGGGGCAGCGTCCGCCGGTACGACAACCCCACCTCCACGCCGCAGGCCCTTCTCTGCGTCAGCCTGCCGCGGTTTTTCCCCCTGGTGGAGGGGGCGTGGCCCTCGGCGGGAGCGCCCCCGGTGCAGGGGCGCTCCTACTACCCCGCTGGCGCGGGGGGACCGTCAGCTCACCGGTAG
- a CDS encoding bifunctional SulP family inorganic anion transporter/carbonic anhydrase, which yields MQQNEHFGRTRAPAPSTMRLDLGIRSLWPEWKALFSTKYLKEDLRAGLTVAAIAIPFTLAIALASGVSPSMGMVTAILAGVVCALFGGTPLTISGPAVAMSVLIANAVHQYGLGGMLLIGLVVGILQLLTGVLGLGRIVRFVPLPVVAGFTAGIGAIIFIWQLPRAFGLVSPDENHVVEVLTHLGQLIHEFHPGALVLASLTLALCLGLPRVWPRLPAPLIAVALSTLINVGLSLQAETVGEMSRFLPSPQLPHLPEGNLIPLLGTALIVYALGSLEALFAGAATNRVVKDLRHDTDQEMVGQGLGNAVVALFGGIPITAVTVRSTTNAQAGARTRRSSIIHSLALLAVLALFAPFLAYIPIASLAGVLLFLALRMMHLRELKALWKVSRTDAAIFGVTFITIVLVDFTLGVQAGILAAMAIAAVRLSQTQGRLIQRETPGAYRAALTGPLTFMSSTKLEMLRDQAIKQDPSRGVVIDMSDVTAVDASGAAMLTALVTDLLAANIQVVLQALRPELQRVLVRQENGQALEPLFALTETDVATILQGTGYLSVRERLVYGVERFRQDSLQRYGPIFDRLAHGQTPHSLFITCADSRIIPNLITSTDPGELFVVRNVGNLVPPASSPASAAVSSAVEYAVNVLKVTDIIVCGHSACGAMKALIARKPPEGLPSVATWLKEAEPVLQHLAEDCSPEDAAQRSALAQLENVLSYPGMREKVESGQIRLHAWFYDMAHSELLEWSPSAGRYLPLGNPEKPASEEPDGPARPPSEPSLPVS from the coding sequence ATGCAGCAGAACGAGCACTTCGGAAGAACGCGGGCTCCGGCCCCCTCCACGATGCGCCTGGACCTGGGCATCCGGTCCCTGTGGCCCGAGTGGAAAGCGCTCTTTTCAACGAAGTATCTGAAGGAGGACCTGCGCGCGGGGCTCACGGTGGCCGCCATCGCCATCCCCTTCACCCTGGCCATCGCGCTGGCCTCGGGCGTCTCCCCGAGCATGGGCATGGTGACGGCCATCCTGGCCGGCGTGGTGTGTGCCCTGTTCGGCGGCACGCCCCTGACGATCAGCGGCCCGGCGGTGGCCATGTCGGTGCTCATCGCCAATGCCGTGCACCAATACGGGCTGGGGGGCATGCTCCTCATTGGCCTGGTGGTGGGCATCCTCCAGTTGCTGACCGGCGTGCTGGGGCTGGGGCGCATCGTCCGCTTCGTCCCGTTGCCGGTGGTCGCCGGCTTCACCGCGGGCATCGGCGCCATCATCTTCATCTGGCAGTTGCCGCGAGCCTTCGGCCTGGTGTCGCCGGATGAGAACCACGTGGTGGAGGTGCTCACGCACCTGGGCCAGCTCATCCACGAGTTCCACCCGGGCGCGCTCGTCCTGGCCTCGCTGACGCTGGCCCTGTGCCTGGGGCTGCCGCGCGTGTGGCCCCGGCTGCCCGCGCCGCTCATCGCGGTGGCCCTCTCCACGCTCATCAACGTGGGGCTGAGCCTGCAGGCCGAGACGGTGGGGGAGATGTCCCGCTTCCTGCCCAGCCCGCAGCTGCCGCACCTGCCGGAAGGCAACCTGATACCGCTGCTGGGCACCGCGCTCATCGTCTACGCGCTCGGCTCGCTGGAGGCGCTGTTCGCCGGGGCAGCCACGAACCGCGTGGTGAAGGATCTGCGCCACGACACGGACCAGGAGATGGTGGGCCAGGGGCTCGGCAACGCGGTGGTGGCGCTCTTTGGCGGCATCCCCATCACGGCCGTGACCGTGCGCTCGACGACGAACGCGCAGGCGGGCGCCCGCACGCGGCGCTCCTCCATCATCCACTCCCTGGCGCTGCTGGCCGTGCTCGCGCTCTTCGCGCCCTTCCTGGCCTACATCCCCATCGCCTCGCTGGCGGGCGTGCTCCTGTTCCTGGCGCTGCGCATGATGCACCTGCGCGAGCTGAAGGCGCTGTGGAAGGTGTCGCGCACGGACGCGGCCATCTTCGGCGTGACCTTCATCACCATCGTGCTGGTGGACTTCACCCTGGGCGTGCAGGCCGGCATCCTCGCGGCGATGGCCATCGCCGCGGTGCGGCTCAGCCAGACCCAGGGCCGCCTGATTCAGCGCGAGACGCCCGGCGCCTACCGCGCCGCGCTCACGGGCCCGCTGACGTTCATGTCCTCCACGAAGCTGGAGATGCTGCGCGACCAGGCCATCAAGCAGGACCCCTCGCGGGGCGTCGTCATCGACATGTCGGACGTGACGGCGGTGGATGCCTCGGGCGCGGCCATGCTGACCGCGCTGGTGACGGACCTGCTGGCCGCGAACATCCAGGTCGTGCTCCAGGCCCTGCGGCCCGAGCTGCAGCGGGTGCTGGTCCGCCAGGAGAACGGCCAGGCTCTGGAGCCGCTCTTCGCCCTCACCGAGACGGACGTGGCCACCATCCTCCAGGGCACGGGCTACCTCTCGGTCCGGGAGCGGCTGGTGTACGGCGTGGAGCGGTTCCGCCAGGACAGTCTGCAGCGGTATGGGCCCATCTTCGACCGGCTCGCCCATGGGCAGACGCCCCACTCGCTGTTCATCACCTGCGCCGACAGCCGCATCATCCCCAACCTCATCACCTCCACGGACCCCGGCGAGCTCTTCGTCGTGCGCAACGTCGGCAACCTGGTGCCCCCGGCCAGCTCGCCCGCGTCGGCCGCGGTGTCCAGCGCCGTCGAGTACGCGGTGAACGTGCTGAAGGTGACCGACATCATCGTCTGCGGCCACTCGGCCTGCGGGGCGATGAAGGCCCTGATTGCCCGGAAGCCGCCGGAGGGGCTGCCCAGCGTGGCCACCTGGCTCAAGGAGGCCGAGCCGGTGCTGCAGCACCTCGCCGAGGACTGCTCCCCCGAGGATGCCGCCCAGCGGAGCGCGCTCGCGCAGCTCGAGAACGTGCTCAGCTACCCGGGCATGCGGGAGAAGGTGGAGTCCGGGCAGATCCGCCTCCACGCGTGGTTCTACGACATGGCGCACTCGGAGCTGCTGGAGTGGTCGCCCTCCGCGGGCCGCTACCTGCCCCTGGGCAACCCGGAGAAGCCCGCCTCGGAGGAGCCGGACGGCCCGGCCCGCCCCCCGAGCGAGCCCTCGCTACCGGTGAGCTGA